The Enterococcus sp. 7F3_DIV0205 genome has a window encoding:
- a CDS encoding phage baseplate upper protein produces the protein MSIVYPIFLSTTQPNDNIPTIMVRQFDEGTQVLAVTITEHGKPKDISNLTPFFCVKQGHHIGLGLSEQKVTKIIDAKKGKLEYTLTNYDMQSVGENTAYFSFRELQKDLSWRQQFSTRDFAYQVKESIYDDGIKDSNYIWTFEEILRYFTEWVKTCQEIYDDWYLVAQEELQRIIAEFQSWITTNQERYDQWTTVQRAEFDQWFATIKEILDENAAGNLLNLIEELKQAHFTLKSGEAGILRTIRDDKFSLNHGVTKLGTVTHKKEASALVIAEIDSEKQKTFFIRKVGSV, from the coding sequence ATGTCAATCGTATATCCAATTTTTCTATCAACGACACAACCAAATGACAATATTCCAACAATTATGGTTCGTCAATTTGACGAAGGAACCCAAGTCTTGGCTGTGACAATAACAGAACATGGAAAACCAAAAGACATTTCAAATTTAACCCCTTTTTTCTGCGTCAAACAAGGACATCATATTGGACTCGGTTTATCCGAGCAAAAGGTCACTAAAATCATCGACGCAAAAAAAGGAAAATTAGAATACACATTAACAAATTACGATATGCAAAGTGTCGGAGAAAATACTGCTTACTTTAGTTTTAGAGAATTGCAGAAAGATTTAAGCTGGCGACAACAATTTTCAACACGGGATTTTGCTTATCAAGTCAAAGAAAGTATTTACGATGATGGTATCAAAGATAGTAACTATATTTGGACATTTGAGGAAATCTTACGCTATTTCACTGAATGGGTGAAAACTTGCCAGGAGATTTATGATGATTGGTATTTAGTAGCACAAGAAGAATTGCAGCGTATTATTGCAGAGTTTCAAAGTTGGATCACAACAAATCAAGAGCGATACGATCAATGGACGACAGTTCAAAGAGCAGAATTCGATCAATGGTTTGCAACGATCAAAGAAATCTTAGATGAAAATGCTGCGGGGAATCTTTTAAATTTAATTGAAGAGTTAAAACAAGCACATTTCACGTTGAAAAGTGGTGAAGCTGGAATCCTTAGAACGATCCGAGATGATAAATTTAGCTTAAATCACGGCGTAACCAAATTAGGAACAGTTACACATAAAAAAGAGGCTTCAGCTTTAGTAATAGCTGAAATTGATAGTGAAAAACAAAAGACTTTCTTCATAAGAAAGGTAGGTTCAGTTTGA
- a CDS encoding collagen-like protein — protein sequence MTDIVELKSDGVVVYPKTHVNAVEGLTTIKGEKGDIGPAGPQGAMGATGPQGLKGATGAAGPQGPAGVNATTTTTATQTVNGLMSAVDKKKLDTLPTITFSKVGAV from the coding sequence ATGACAGATATCGTCGAATTAAAAAGTGATGGTGTTGTTGTTTATCCTAAAACACACGTAAATGCGGTGGAAGGTTTAACAACAATCAAAGGTGAAAAAGGAGATATAGGTCCAGCAGGTCCGCAAGGAGCAATGGGCGCAACAGGACCTCAGGGCTTAAAAGGTGCTACTGGTGCTGCGGGACCACAAGGACCAGCGGGTGTAAATGCAACAACGACAACTACCGCAACGCAAACAGTCAACGGGCTGATGAGCGCAGTAGACAAGAAAAAATTAGATACATTACCAACAATAACATTTAGTAAGGTGGGAGCAGTATAA
- a CDS encoding ABC transporter ATP-binding protein — protein sequence MIKKLISNIGVYKKESIITPLYVTGEVILDIIIPLVMAMMIDNGIEKGNTKAILMYGAILFICAIIALFFGAMSGRYAAVASAGFAKNLRDQLFVRIQGFSFSNIDRFSTSSLITRMTTDVTNVQNAYQMIIRLLVRSPLIMIFSLVMAFSINKDLSLIYLGVVPFLMIGLAAVIYFAHPNFNKVFRIYDKLNNVVQENLQGIRVVKSYVREKHEDEKFKTVSKDIYKTFAKAQSIVAFNNPILQFAVYTCMLLISWLGAKFVVGSTLTTGELVSMFTYTMQILMSLNMLSMVFVIVLIARTSAERITEVLSEESDLKNNANPLFEIPDGSVRFNDVCFSYANDLEKLALMHANMEIKSGEVIGIVGGTGSSKSTLVQLIPRLYDVTQGSVEVGGHDVREYDLKSLRDQVSMVLQNNVLFTGTIKENLRWGNEDATDEDLIRVCKIAQADSFIQEFPDKYDTLISQGGNNVSGGQKQRLCIARALLKKPKILILDDSTSAVDTKTDRLIREGMRQEIPGTTTFIIGQRVSSIEDSDRIIVMDKGLINAIGTHDELLANNQIYQEVYESQKKGFGEEDA from the coding sequence ATGATAAAAAAACTAATTTCGAATATTGGTGTCTATAAAAAAGAAAGTATTATTACCCCACTTTATGTAACAGGGGAAGTGATTTTAGATATTATCATCCCTTTAGTTATGGCGATGATGATCGATAACGGTATTGAAAAAGGAAATACCAAAGCGATTTTAATGTATGGCGCGATTTTATTTATTTGTGCAATTATTGCCTTGTTTTTTGGTGCGATGTCAGGTCGATATGCGGCTGTGGCATCAGCTGGCTTTGCCAAAAATTTACGAGATCAATTGTTTGTTCGTATCCAAGGGTTTTCATTTTCAAACATTGATCGTTTTTCCACGTCAAGTTTGATCACACGAATGACAACAGACGTGACCAATGTTCAAAATGCTTATCAAATGATTATTCGGCTTTTAGTTCGCAGTCCGTTGATCATGATTTTTTCATTAGTGATGGCGTTTAGTATCAACAAGGATCTATCATTGATTTATTTAGGCGTTGTGCCCTTTCTTATGATTGGTCTTGCAGCCGTTATTTATTTTGCACATCCGAATTTTAATAAGGTTTTTCGGATCTATGACAAACTAAATAATGTTGTTCAAGAAAATCTACAAGGGATTCGGGTAGTTAAATCTTATGTAAGAGAAAAGCATGAAGACGAGAAGTTCAAAACAGTATCTAAAGACATCTACAAAACATTCGCAAAAGCACAAAGTATTGTTGCATTCAATAATCCTATTTTACAGTTTGCAGTATATACATGCATGTTACTGATTTCATGGTTAGGAGCAAAATTTGTAGTTGGTAGCACGTTGACCACTGGAGAGTTAGTCAGCATGTTTACCTACACAATGCAGATTTTGATGAGTTTAAATATGTTATCGATGGTTTTTGTCATTGTATTGATTGCACGGACTTCGGCTGAACGGATCACAGAAGTGTTATCTGAAGAAAGTGATTTAAAAAATAATGCAAATCCTCTTTTTGAAATACCGGATGGCTCTGTTCGATTTAACGATGTATGTTTTAGTTATGCGAATGATCTTGAAAAATTGGCATTGATGCATGCGAATATGGAGATAAAATCTGGCGAAGTGATTGGAATCGTTGGTGGGACAGGTAGTTCTAAGTCAACATTAGTTCAGTTGATTCCAAGATTATATGATGTGACACAAGGTTCAGTAGAAGTTGGTGGACACGATGTTCGTGAATATGATCTGAAGTCATTGCGAGATCAAGTCAGCATGGTTTTACAAAATAATGTGCTGTTCACAGGAACAATCAAAGAAAATCTGCGCTGGGGAAATGAAGATGCGACAGATGAAGACTTGATCAGAGTCTGTAAAATTGCACAAGCTGATAGCTTCATTCAAGAATTTCCTGATAAATACGATACATTGATTTCCCAAGGTGGAAATAATGTTTCTGGGGGACAAAAACAGCGTCTGTGTATTGCCCGAGCATTGTTGAAGAAACCTAAAATTTTAATTTTGGATGATTCAACAAGTGCAGTAGACACGAAAACAGACCGCTTGATCAGAGAAGGAATGAGACAAGAAATTCCTGGAACGACAACATTTATTATCGGTCAGCGTGTGTCTTCTATTGAAGATTCAGATCGAATTATTGTCATGGATAAAGGCTTGATCAATGCCATTGGAACACACGATGAATTATTAGCGAATAACCAGATTTATCAAGAAGTGTATGAATCCCAAAAGAAAGGATTTGGTGAAGAGGATGCGTGA
- a CDS encoding MarR family winged helix-turn-helix transcriptional regulator, producing the protein MDRKIGLKIRILANELNRKAAEILKEDDGEASSSIQMRILNFIHRRNSQQIPVYQKDIEQEFDIRRSTATGVLQTMEKRLFIERSSCKEDNRFKTIILTDLGKQKVKENIVKLHKFDALLVQGITEEELTIFFKVMGKLSENSKQINKEGDLIT; encoded by the coding sequence ATGGACAGAAAAATCGGTCTAAAAATCAGGATTTTAGCCAACGAACTCAATCGAAAAGCAGCAGAAATTCTAAAAGAAGACGACGGCGAGGCATCTTCAAGTATCCAAATGCGCATTCTTAATTTTATTCACCGCCGTAATAGTCAACAAATACCCGTCTATCAAAAAGATATAGAGCAAGAATTTGATATTCGCCGTTCTACTGCGACAGGTGTTCTGCAAACGATGGAGAAACGCTTATTCATTGAACGAAGTAGCTGTAAAGAAGATAATCGTTTTAAAACCATAATCTTAACTGATTTAGGGAAACAAAAAGTCAAAGAAAACATCGTCAAGCTACATAAATTTGATGCATTACTTGTTCAAGGAATTACTGAAGAGGAGCTGACAATCTTCTTTAAAGTGATGGGGAAATTATCTGAGAATAGCAAACAAATAAATAAGGAAGGTGATCTGATTACATGA